The window GCGCGACACCCGGCGCGCGAAGTCGAGCGCCGTCTGATCGGCCGCGGAGAGCTCGGCCACGAGAAAGTCGCGCTCGAGCCGAGCGATGTAGGCCTCCCGGTAGCCGAGCAGCCTCAGCACCGCGCGCTGCGCGCCGAAGCAGTAGCGGCAGGAGTTGTCCTGGCTCACAACCAGGGCGACGAGGTCACAGAGCGCGGGCGGAAGGTGCGCGACCGGGCTCCTCACCAGGGCGGCCCACGCCCGGGCCAGCCAGGGCGCGGGAGCGACGCGGGCGAGCCAGCCCGGCACGACGCCGAACTGCCGGCGGACGTACGCCTCGAGGTCGGCCGGCACCGGCACCGGCGGGAGCAGGCTCTCCTCCCACTCCATGTCGGCGATCACTGCCGGGGCTGCCATGCACCGTCTCCTTCGTCGTGAACCCTGCCGGGCAGGGGCGTGAGTCTAGCGCGTTCGCGCCGTCCCGGGCAGCCACCCGGACCGGCCCGCGTGTGCGGTGCATCGGTCAACCCTCCCGTCTCTCCCGTCGTCGGGAGAGGGGTGTGGGTATCCTTTTTCTCGTCTTGTTCACGCACGTGTCATGTTAGGGTCACGCCCCTGGCGCTACGTTGCCTGGAGAATGGGTAAGGAGCCGCCGATATGAGAACAGACCGACCGCGGTACCCCGAGGATCGCTCGCATCCCGCCTCGGTGGCCCACGATGCGAAGCGGCAGCAGTTTCGGACGTGGGCTGCCGCGGTTCGTGCCTCCGTCGACAGGATTCAGGCGCTCGCCCGACAGGGCCGTGAGAAGGAGCAGGCATTGGAGCACGTGCTCCAGAGCTCGGCGCCTGATCCCGACGCGCTCAGGACGCTGACCCTCGATCGCAGGGCGCGCCGCCTCGAGATCGAAGGGCTCATTGCCGCACTGCCGACGCTGGACGAGATCGGGCAGACGAGCGAGGTGGGCGGCGCTGCTCGCGCCCTTCGTCGACCGCGACTGTCCGGCGAGACGGCAGGCTTTCGGCTAGTATCGCGCGCGGTGTGACCCTACCAGCCAGCCTCGTGCAGCAGGCGTCCGCGTGACGCGACGCCGCTGACTCGCGAGTGGAAATTTCTCCCGGCCCCGAGCGATACCTCGGCAAGCGGGCGACGGCGCCGTTCGTCGAGAGCGCTAGTGCGCGTGGTGCCCATGGCGCCGCACCTGGATCACGACGGGGCGCATGGGCTTCGACGTGCCAATGAACTCCTCGATGAGGTGGCGGGCCTGGTCGTCGGTGTACTGCTTTGGCGGCGTCTTCATCAGGTACGCCGAGGGCCCCTCCAGCGACCCGCCGATCCCGCGGTCGAGCGCCAGCTTGGCGCAGCGTACCGCGTCGATCACCACCCCGGCGCTGTTCGGGCTGTCCCACACCTCCATCTTGACCTCGACGTTCAGCGGCACGTTGCCGAAGGTCGTCCCCTCCATCCGGATGTAGGCCCACTTGCGGTCGGTCAGCCACGGCACGTAGTCGCTCGGCCCGACGTGGATGGCCTCTGCCGGCAACGCATAGTCGAGCTGGCTGGTCACCGCGCCGGTCTTCGAGATCTTCTTGGACTCCAGCCGCGCGCGCTCCAGCATGTTGTAGAAGTCCATGTTGCCGCCGAAGTTGAGCTGGTAGGTCCGGTCGAGCCGCACGCCGCGCTCGCGGAACAGGCTGGTCAGCACGCGGTGGACGATCGTCGAGCCGACCTGGCTCTTGATGTCGTCCCCCATGACCGGCAGCTTGCGCTCCGCGAAGCGCCTGGCCCAGTACGGCTGCGAGGCGATGAAGACCGGGATGCAGTTGACGAACGCGCAGCCCGCGTCCAGGACCTGCTCGACGTACCACTTCGTCGCCATCTCCGAGCCGACCGGCAGGTAGTTCACGACCACATCGGTCCCGGTGTCCTTGAGGATCTTCACGATGTTGGCCGTCTCCCCGTCCGCCTTCCTGACCTTGGTGCCGACGTACTCGCCCACGCCGTCGTGCGTCATGCCGCGGTGGACGCGCACGTTCAGCTTCGGCACGTCGGCAAACTTGATCGTGTTGTTGGGCGGCGCGAAGATCGCCTCGGACAGGTCGAGGCCCACCTTGCCCTCGACCACGTCGAAGGCGGCGGAGAACTGGACGTCCCGCACGTGATAGCCGCCGAGGTTCACATGCATCAGGCCGGGCACGAACTCGCCTTCCTCGGCGGTCCGGTAGAACTCGACACCCTGCACCAGGGACGACGCACAGTTGCCGACGCCGACGATCGCAACCCGCAGCGTTTGACCGTTCTGCATGGTACCCTCCCTCATTGCGCCGATGCGCGAATGACCGTACCGATACCGCCCATCTTTCTGCGGAGCCGTGTCGAGGCTGCCGCCAGGGCATAGCCCTCGATGAAATCGGCAAGCAGCGCCGCAGCATTCGGCACGTCTCGGTAGCTCGGGAAGTAGTTGATATCGACGACCAGTGGCCCCTCCGCGCTCTCGATGACGTCCAATCCATACAGCCTCAGGCCGAACAGCCGGCCGCAGCGGAGCGCGATCTCCCGCACTTCGTCGCTGATGGGGCACGACCAGCGCCGCCCGTCCCCCGAGCGCATCCGGATCCCGAACACTTCCTCGCCGATGACGTAGACTTTCACTTCGTCGTCGTGTCGGATGTACTCCTGGACGACCACGGGCTCGCTCGGTGCCCGGCTCGTCGCCAGTTCGCCCGAACGCTGGACGATCCGGATGCCCAGGCCGCGTCCCCCGTTGTACGGCTTGATGATCACCGGGTGCTCCTCGACGATCGCCCGCAGCAGGTTGGGGTTGCCCGTCACCCACGAGCGCGGCGTCGGCACGCCGCCAGCGCGCATGCGCTCGACCGCAACGATCTTGTTTTGCACCGCGAGGCAGGCCGGGAAGGGATTGAGCAGCCGCCCGCCACGCGCGTGAATGATCTCGGCCAAGCTCAACCACAACGCGGTGTGCGACTTCAAGACATAAAGGTCGCGCGTCACCGCCATATGACCGAGCTGCAAGAGCAAGTCCTGTCCCATTCCGACCTCGATATTGAATCCTCGCTTCCGCAGAATCGCGAAGGTTTCCACCAGGATCGGATTGGGCGACGGAGAACGGCGCAACGCCAGCAGGAAATACAAATTCATATGCCGACTCCAGCGCGTTGCGGTGAAACGTCGAGCTCGTTGTGGTGCTGCTTCCACCACAACTCGTGATACAGTCCGCGTCGATCGAGGAGCTCGTGGTGCCTGCCCTCTTCGACCACGCAGCCGGAGTCGACCACGAAGATGCGATCGGCATGCTGGACGGCCGCCAGCCGGTGCGTCACGACCAGCACCGTCCGCTTGCGCGCGAGCCGTTCCAGGGTCGCGATGATCGCCGCCTCGGTGGCCGGGTCCAGCGCCGACGTCGCCTCGTCGAGAATGAGGATGGTTGGCTCGCGGAGGATGGCGCGCGCGATCGCGATGCGCTGGCGCTGGCCGCCCGAGAGCAACCCCCCGAGCTCGCCCGTCGGGGTGTCATACCCCTGCGGCAGGCTCACGATGAGGTCGTGGATTTCGGCGGCGCGAGCGGCGGCCTCGATCTCGGCGTCGGTCGCATCGAGCTTCCCCAGGCGGATGTTTTCGCGGACGGTGGTGTTGAAGAGAAAGGTCTCCTGGAGGACCACGCCGATCTGTGCGCGGAGCGAGTCCTGCGTCACCTGCCGCAGATCGTGGCCGTCGATCGTGACGGCGCCGGCGGTCACGTCGTAGAGGCGCGTGATCAGGCTGAGGATCGTGCTCTTGCCGGCGCCGCTCGGGCCGACGATGGCGACCGTCTCGCCGGCCGGTATGGTGAGGCTGACGTGGTCCAGCTGGGATTGCCCGCCGTTGTAGCTGAACGTGACGTCGGCGAACCGAATTTCCCTTGCCAGGCGCGGCAGGGGGTGCGCACCGGGGACGTCGACCACTTGCGGGCGCTGACCGAGGAGGTCTTCGATCCGTTGCAAACCTCCCGTCGCACCGATCAGGCTGGGCGCGACCTTCTTGGTCAGGTTGTAGGCATCTTTGTTCACGCTCGCCAGCAGACTGATGAACGCCACCAGCGTGCCGACGGTGAGCGAGCCCTCGAGCGCCAGCAGCGCCCCCACCCCCAGCGCCACCAGTTGCACGAGCACCACCCCCGAGCTGGAAGCCGTGCCGACCAGCTGGGTCAGGAAATTCGCCCGTACGGTGCGCCGCGCCAGGTCGGCCAGCTGGTGCTGGAATCGGGCGAGAGTGGCGCGCTGCAACCCGAAGACCTTGATGACCGGTTGGGTGAGGACGTGCTCCTGGACGGTGCTCGCGAGCTGTCCCTGGGCTTGCTTCAGTTGATAGGTGGCCCTCGAGGCGCGGGGCGTGAAGAGGCGCGTGCCGACCGCCGTCAGCGGCAAGGCCGCGGTCGACACCAGAGCCAGTCGCCAGTCGAGCCAGAACAGCAGGGGTACGTTCACGAGCAGACCGATCAGCGCGAGCAGCGCGTCGGAAAGGCGGGAGGTGAGTCCCTTGTCGATATCCGCCAGATCACTGGAGAAATGCGCGACGATATTGCCGGCCTGCGCGTGCGCAAAAAAATTCATCGAGAGGCGCTGGAGGTGGTTGAACATCATGCGGCGGAGGTCGTTCAGCATGTTCGCGCCGACCCGGGCCGTGAGGTAATCCGCGGCCACGTTGGCGAGGAGAGCGACGACGAAGCCGCCCGCCAGCCCCGTCAATATCCAGAGCAGCAGCCCGCCGTCCCGGTTGGCCAGCGCGGTGTCGATGATGAGCTTCAAGCTCAGAGCAAGGACCGTGTTGAAGCCTTGTTGGAGCAGCATCGCCAGGAGGATCAACGAGCCCTGGACCCGGTAGGGACGCCACAATGTGAGGGCACGTCGCAGGACCCCGATGAGCCCCATCACCGGCTGGTCTTGAACGTTCATGGCACCGTGGCGCGATCGCCTCCGCATCTCTGGGTCGTCGCAGCCGTGGCGAGCAGTGGCTCACCCCGCAGGCTGCGCTGGCATGCCGCGTAGATGTATTCGGCCAAGAGCCGGGAAGCGTCGGGGACGCCCATGTAGCTGCCGAAGTGGCTGACATCCACCACGTAGGGGCGGCCGGCGCTCAGCACCACATCCATCCCGTAGAGACCGATGCCGAAGGCCCGCCCGCAGCGCCGGGCGAGGTCACGGAGCTCCCGGGTGAGGGAAAACGGGTCGCCGACCTTGTCCTCGTAAGTGCGGAGCGGCCAGATCCGCCGCACGCCGAAGAACTGCTCTCCAATGCAGAAGATCTTGTGATCGGGTCCATCCGGCTCCATGTAGCGCTGAGCCAGGATCGGTTCGTTTGCAGAGAGATCGGCCAGCTCGCCGACCTGCCGTACGATGCGGATACCCTCCCCACGGGATCCCCGATGGGGCTTGATGATGAGCGGCCCGGCCTCCAGGAGCGGGCCCAGGTCGTCCCGCGCCGTGGTGACGTAGGTGTCGGGCGTCGGCAAACCAGCCGCCTGGAGAATCCGCGTGACCGTGATCTTGCTGCGCATCATCGCCACGGTCGGGTAATGGTTGAGGGTGGCTGCGCCGAGCGCGTGCAGCGCGCCGCCGAGGCTCAACGCGAGATCCGTCCCCGACTTGAGCACGTACAGGTCGTTTTCAACCTGCACCCGAGCCAGGCTGATGAACTGCTTCTCGGGCTGAATCAGCGCTACCTTGACGCCTCGCTCCGAGAGCGCACGCACGGCTTGCTCGATATTCGGGTTCATCCAGTCCAGGATGATGCCGACGCGCATGGGGGCCACGTGTGCCCGCCCCCGGCTCGTCTGTCGACTATCCATCACCTGGCTAGCTCGAGGCGCTGCGTGCATCACCGCATGCGGTGCATTCATGCAGCCTTCATGCGGTCTTCACGAGACGGTAACGGGGTTCGGCGCAGCGTGTCTCTCACCCTGGCGGGGGAGGAGGCGGCGCACCTGCGGGAACCCTTGTACGGATGGATCAGACCCGGCGCGCCGAGGGACGAGCGCCCTCCTGCAGCGTCGCCGGGGGGCGCGGGCGCGCGGGCTCGCCTGGAGGGCCGCTCAGCAGCAACCGGACGAGGTCGGCTTGGGACCGGGCGCCCGTCTTGCTGAAGACCTGCTTCAGATGCGTGCGGACCGTGTTGTGGGTGACGCCGCGCAGCTCGGCGACCTCCGTGATCGACTTGCCGCCGAGCGCGAGCAACGCCACCTCGGTTTCCCCGGCGGTCAGGCCGTACAGACGGTGCAAGAGCTCGCGCCACGTCTGTGCCTGGTTGTCGGGGTCGGTAATGAAGGCGACCGCCGCCGGGAGGCCGTTCACCCGGGGCAGGCCGCCCGCCTGCAGCGGGGTCACGAGCACCCCGAACGGACGGCTCGACGACATTCGTGACACCTCGAGCGCGCCCCCGCACAGGCCGTCGCCGTTACGCCTGCAAGCGTCGAGGACCAGACGGTGCAGGCCAGTCGACTCAGCGGCTCGCGCGGCGACCAGGTGGCCCCGGCGCAAGAAGAGACCGTCGCCTCGACCCAGCATCGACTGGGCGGCGTGATTCTGCGTCACGACCCGGCCGGTCCGGTCCAGACCCAGGACGCCGAGGGGCAAACGATGATCGATCAGGCCGAAGAGGACGTTCTGGGGGAGCATCGACCGTGCCATGCCCGGTCGTTCGCGTACAGGGCCATCCTTCTCATGCCTGGGAATCAAACCGGGGCGCCGGTGGCACAGGTGAGAAGCGGGCACTCTAGCGGCCGCGCTGCGCGAGCAACCGCAGCACGTCCCTCGTCCCGAGCATGCCGACGAGCGTCCCCCCGGCAACGACGGGCACGCCGTTGAACGAGCGCTCCAGGAGCAGGCGCACGACCACGCGAATGGGTGTGGCCGCGTCGACCGTCACCGGGTCCGGGGTCATCGCGCTTCGCACCGGCGTCCACTCGTACTGACCCCGGTGCGGCTCGAGGTCGCGCCGCGCGAGGATTCCAACCAGCACGCCCCCCTCGACGACCGGCAGCTCGCGCGTCCCGACCGCCTCCATCAGCTCGAGGGCCTGGGCCAGGCTGTCCTCGGGCGCCACGGTCGCGAGCTTCGGCCGCACGGCGTGGCCGGCGCGAGCATCCCGCTGTCGGTTGGCGCGCTCGACCGCGATCTCACGACAGGCATCGGTAACCGCCTCGGCGAGCGCAAACGCGGCGGCCAGGCCCGCCGGGCCGACGGAATGTCTCTCCACATGGAGGAAGGACCGCAGCAGTCGCGCATCGTCCGCACTCGAGAGCACGCGGTCCGCGAGCGGGAAGAGGACGGCCTCCTCCGCCGCCATGTGCCGGCGGAGCAGCGCGACGTAGGTCTCGAGCCACGCTGTCCCCTCCGCGTCGATCTTGCCACGCGTACCGACCTGCCGCAGCCGGCTCAGCAGGCGGCGCGCCTCTCCATGCTCGGCCTCCGCCCTCGCCAGGGAAGAGTCGTCGGGCATCCCGCGCTGGCGCAGCAACGGCAGGAGCCCCTCTTCCTCCTTGACCCGGTGGCAGCGGTCCACGAAGGCAGCAAAGAAGTCGAGAGCACCGATAATCGTCGCGGGCGGGACGTCCCTGCCGCGCCGCAGCCGCCGGGTCAATGCCTCCACGGCGTCGAGCACGCCGGTGATCTTCTCGTGGTCCCGACGGAGCCGCGCGGTGCTGCGCAGCGGCTCGGCGCTTTCCATCGCCCCCTTGGAGCAGGGGGCGTGCCACGGCTCGCGCGAGCCGCGGCCCACGCGGGCGGACGCAGCGTTCTCACGGCTGCGAAGGGATCGACCGTCCCGTGGCAGCCACGAGAAGGGTCTACCGCCCACCCTGGGCCACGCCACGGCAGCGGCCTTGCAGGGCAGGCAGGCGATGCCGCTCGATCTCCTGCTCGATCGCTGCCGACGCCTCGAGGAGCGCGCCGCCGCGATCTACCGCTCCTACGCGACCGCCGCCCGCACGGACCCGCCTCTCTGCACGCTCTGGACGACGCTTGCCCGAGAGGAGGACGCGCACGCCCACGCCCTCGCCACCGCGCAGACCAAGCTCGGCCCTCTCGTGGGACGGCGGACACACCTCGACGGCTGGGAGGAGGACCTGCATGAGGTCGAGCTGTGCCTGTGCATCGCGGAGGCGCTCGGCCCCGCAGCCACCCGGAGCCAGCAGCTCTCGGCAGCCCTCGACCTCGAGCTGACGGAGCTCGAGGCGCTCCGGCATGTCCTCCTGGCCGTCAGCAACCAGGCGGACGTCGATTCTACCGTGGACCATGCCGCGCTCCTGGCCAAGCGCGCTGCGGATCTCTCGGCGGACCCCCACGTCCGGCTGCAGGCAGCCCTGCTGCTCGCGCGGGCACGAGTGCGTTCTCTTCGAAGCGAGGAATAAGGGGCGTGGAGGCCGGCGGGCAAGGAATTGGCAACACGGGGAATCGCACCGCGTTGCATCATGGCCGAGCCTAAGGCAACACGCAAGTTTTCATGCGGGACAGTGTGCTCAAAATCGAGCGGACCCCATTGACACGCGAAGCGCGCCGGCCTACGGCTTCGAGTACCTCAGTCCTCCGCGGACGGGAGGTCCACGCTGCACACGGTCGCCGCCCTCGTCGTCTTTCTGCTCGCGCTCCTGACGCCCGCGCGTTCCGAAGCGATCTTCCACATCGCGCACATCAGCGAGGTGATGTCCGGCATCACCGGCGATCCAAGCGTCGAGTTCGTCGAGATCCGGATGGACGCCGGGTTCCAGAACGTGGTCGGCAACACGCGCTTGACGGCGTTCTCCTGCAGCGGGGCGTTCGTCGTCCTGACGACGCTGCCGCCGCCGACCGGCCCGGGCGGGAGCCTACCGAACCAGGGCCTGGGCGTGCACTGGATCATGGGAACGTCGAGCCTCGCGACGAAGACCACGCCGTCGGTCAGCCCGGACTACACGTTCGCCGGCGGCATCCCGAGGACCTGCGGCATGGTGTGCTGGGGCGCGCCGGTGGATCCCGTGACGAGCTTCGCGAAGGACCCGGCCACGTGGAGCCCGTCGGATCCCAACAACTACGTCGACTGCGTCGCGTACGGCCCGTACACCGGGCCGCAGAGAACGGGCGCCGGGCCGCCCGCCAGCGCGACGCCGGGTGATGGCGTCCACAGTCTCACGCGCACCACGAATGCGAGCAACGACTTCGCGCTCGCCTGCCCCACGCCGACCAACAACGGCCCGCCCAGCGGGGCCGAGGTGACCGGCACCTTCGGGCCGTGCGCGCCGCCGACGAGCACGACCACGACGACGGTGTCGCCGACCACCACCTCGTTCCCGACGACGACCACGCGCCCCACCACAACCACCAGCACATCGAGCACGACCACCACGGCTCAACCGAGCACGACCACGTCGTCGATCAGTACGACCAGCAGCTCGACGACGAGCACGACGGCCACGACGTCATCGACAACGACCACCTCGTCCACCGCCACCACGACCACCATCGCGCAGCCGACGACGACGTCGACGACCAGCACCACCACGAGCTCCGTCACCAGCACGACCCTGGGCGGAGCCAACACCCCGCCCGATTGCGACGCCGCGACGGCCAGCCCGGCCGAGCTGTGGCCGCCCAACCACCAGCTCGCCGCCGTGTCCGTGGCGGGTGTGACCGACCCGGACGGCGATCCGGTGATCATCACCATCACCGGCGTCAGGCAGGACGAACCCGTCGGTGCGACCTGTCCCGATGCGACGGGAGTCGGGACGGCCGGCGCGAGCCTGCGGGTCGAGCGCCTCGGCGGCGGCGACGGTCGCGTCTACCAGGTGAGCTTCACCGCCGACGACGGGCGGGGCGGGCAGTGCAGCGGGGCCGTGACGGTGTGCGTCCCGCACGACCAGCGTCCCCGCCACGCGTGTGGGGATCAGGGCCCGCTGTTCGATTCGACCGGCCCGTGCTCGTCGGTCTGCGGGGATGTCTGTACGGCCATCGAGCCGGCGCTGGCGGCGCCGCTCTGTCCGGGCGAGCAGGTGCCTGCCGCCCTGGAGCTGCGGGCCGACCGCGCGCGCCACCTGCTCCGGCGCGCCGCGGCGGCCCGCAGCGAGAGGAAGGTCAGGACGCTGGTTGCGAGAATGTTGAAGCACCTGAGGACGTCCGCAGCGCTTGCGGGCGCCGCGGAGGAGAACGGCCGCATCTCGCGAGCGTGCGGCGCAGCGCTCACGCGGCGGTTCAGCGAGGCTCAGGGCCAAGCGGTCCGGTGGTCCCGGACGCGCTGAGCAGGAGCTCCCCTTCGCGGCTGGTCAGCGACCCTGGACGCAGCCGCCGTCCAGGTTCGACCACTCGTACTGATAGCCGTACCCGTTCACCAGGAACGGCGACGGCGACCACGCGCACTTGTCGTCCGCCTCCAAGCCCTGCCGGTCGTACCACGCGTTGCCGTCGGGGTCGGTGACCGACTCGCGCGTCTCGTGGGTGGCGAAGTGCTCGAAGTTCTGTGCGGCGGTCCAGCCCGACCACTGGCACCCGCCGCAGCTCGGGTACGGCATCGAGGAATATTTCACGTCCGCGCCGGAGTACGTGAAGTCGCCGTGGTATGCACAGAACCGGAGGCTCGGG is drawn from Deltaproteobacteria bacterium and contains these coding sequences:
- a CDS encoding ATP-grasp domain-containing protein; translated protein: MNLYFLLALRRSPSPNPILVETFAILRKRGFNIEVGMGQDLLLQLGHMAVTRDLYVLKSHTALWLSLAEIIHARGGRLLNPFPACLAVQNKIVAVERMRAGGVPTPRSWVTGNPNLLRAIVEEHPVIIKPYNGGRGLGIRIVQRSGELATSRAPSEPVVVQEYIRHDDEVKVYVIGEEVFGIRMRSGDGRRWSCPISDEVREIALRCGRLFGLRLYGLDVIESAEGPLVVDINYFPSYRDVPNAAALLADFIEGYALAAASTRLRRKMGGIGTVIRASAQ
- a CDS encoding ABC transporter ATP-binding protein, translating into MRRRSRHGAMNVQDQPVMGLIGVLRRALTLWRPYRVQGSLILLAMLLQQGFNTVLALSLKLIIDTALANRDGGLLLWILTGLAGGFVVALLANVAADYLTARVGANMLNDLRRMMFNHLQRLSMNFFAHAQAGNIVAHFSSDLADIDKGLTSRLSDALLALIGLLVNVPLLFWLDWRLALVSTAALPLTAVGTRLFTPRASRATYQLKQAQGQLASTVQEHVLTQPVIKVFGLQRATLARFQHQLADLARRTVRANFLTQLVGTASSSGVVLVQLVALGVGALLALEGSLTVGTLVAFISLLASVNKDAYNLTKKVAPSLIGATGGLQRIEDLLGQRPQVVDVPGAHPLPRLAREIRFADVTFSYNGGQSQLDHVSLTIPAGETVAIVGPSGAGKSTILSLITRLYDVTAGAVTIDGHDLRQVTQDSLRAQIGVVLQETFLFNTTVRENIRLGKLDATDAEIEAAARAAEIHDLIVSLPQGYDTPTGELGGLLSGGQRQRIAIARAILREPTILILDEATSALDPATEAAIIATLERLARKRTVLVVTHRLAAVQHADRIFVVDSGCVVEEGRHHELLDRRGLYHELWWKQHHNELDVSPQRAGVGI
- a CDS encoding helix-turn-helix transcriptional regulator: MARSMLPQNVLFGLIDHRLPLGVLGLDRTGRVVTQNHAAQSMLGRGDGLFLRRGHLVAARAAESTGLHRLVLDACRRNGDGLCGGALEVSRMSSSRPFGVLVTPLQAGGLPRVNGLPAAVAFITDPDNQAQTWRELLHRLYGLTAGETEVALLALGGKSITEVAELRGVTHNTVRTHLKQVFSKTGARSQADLVRLLLSGPPGEPARPRPPATLQEGARPSARRV
- a CDS encoding inositol-3-phosphate synthase; this encodes MQNGQTLRVAIVGVGNCASSLVQGVEFYRTAEEGEFVPGLMHVNLGGYHVRDVQFSAAFDVVEGKVGLDLSEAIFAPPNNTIKFADVPKLNVRVHRGMTHDGVGEYVGTKVRKADGETANIVKILKDTGTDVVVNYLPVGSEMATKWYVEQVLDAGCAFVNCIPVFIASQPYWARRFAERKLPVMGDDIKSQVGSTIVHRVLTSLFRERGVRLDRTYQLNFGGNMDFYNMLERARLESKKISKTGAVTSQLDYALPAEAIHVGPSDYVPWLTDRKWAYIRMEGTTFGNVPLNVEVKMEVWDSPNSAGVVIDAVRCAKLALDRGIGGSLEGPSAYLMKTPPKQYTDDQARHLIEEFIGTSKPMRPVVIQVRRHGHHAH
- a CDS encoding ATP-grasp domain-containing protein, coding for MNAPHAVMHAAPRASQVMDSRQTSRGRAHVAPMRVGIILDWMNPNIEQAVRALSERGVKVALIQPEKQFISLARVQVENDLYVLKSGTDLALSLGGALHALGAATLNHYPTVAMMRSKITVTRILQAAGLPTPDTYVTTARDDLGPLLEAGPLIIKPHRGSRGEGIRIVRQVGELADLSANEPILAQRYMEPDGPDHKIFCIGEQFFGVRRIWPLRTYEDKVGDPFSLTRELRDLARRCGRAFGIGLYGMDVVLSAGRPYVVDVSHFGSYMGVPDASRLLAEYIYAACQRSLRGEPLLATAATTQRCGGDRATVP
- a CDS encoding CBS domain-containing protein, whose product is MESAEPLRSTARLRRDHEKITGVLDAVEALTRRLRRGRDVPPATIIGALDFFAAFVDRCHRVKEEEGLLPLLRQRGMPDDSSLARAEAEHGEARRLLSRLRQVGTRGKIDAEGTAWLETYVALLRRHMAAEEAVLFPLADRVLSSADDARLLRSFLHVERHSVGPAGLAAAFALAEAVTDACREIAVERANRQRDARAGHAVRPKLATVAPEDSLAQALELMEAVGTRELPVVEGGVLVGILARRDLEPHRGQYEWTPVRSAMTPDPVTVDAATPIRVVVRLLLERSFNGVPVVAGGTLVGMLGTRDVLRLLAQRGR